One Monomorium pharaonis isolate MP-MQ-018 chromosome 4, ASM1337386v2, whole genome shotgun sequence DNA segment encodes these proteins:
- the LOC118645301 gene encoding uncharacterized protein LOC118645301, with protein sequence MDPVNISRARASYKPSESFRGSHKEFMISSLSFCWQRSEIDDGMSTMRQVHRTRAKTHRQEQKKGTLDRLVTEFWPSIPGHRRSVARFRMPRSRIPSSWNCLVIIIWNYLSPALCVPNIPRILQKVTFSISG encoded by the exons ATGGATCCGGTGAATATATCGCGAGCACGTGCATCCTATAAACCATCAGAATCGTTTCGAGGATCGCACAAAGAATTCATGATTTCTAGTCTATCGTTTTGCTGGCAGCGATCCGAGATCGACGATGGTATGTCGACGATGCGACAGGTGCATCGGACGCGCGCTAAAACGCATCGGCAGGAACAAAAAAAAGGTACCCTGGACCGACTTGTCACCGAATTCTGGCCCAGCATTCCAGGTCATCGACGCAGCGTCGCTCGCTTTCGAATGCCTCGATCGAGAATACCATCGTCTTGGAACTGTCTCGTCATCATCATTTGGAATTATCTTTCTCCGGCGCTGTGCGTTCCGAATATTCCTCGCATTCTTCAAAAG GTAACTTTCTCGATATCTGGATAA